A single Desulfatibacillum aliphaticivorans DSM 15576 DNA region contains:
- a CDS encoding adenosine-specific kinase — translation MELKSVRLEIPEEANIIVGQSHFIKTVEDLYEVMVGSVPGVKFGLAFCEASMECLVRTDGNDPELIDAAVKNALAVGAGHTFYLIMKDAYPINVLNAVKRCQEVCSIYCATANPVEVITAVSEQGAGILGVIDGFSPKGVENDENKEARKSLLQAIGYKR, via the coding sequence ATGGAACTGAAATCCGTTCGCCTGGAAATCCCGGAGGAAGCCAACATTATTGTGGGCCAATCCCATTTTATCAAAACCGTGGAAGACCTTTACGAAGTCATGGTGGGCTCCGTGCCCGGCGTGAAATTCGGCCTGGCTTTTTGCGAAGCCTCCATGGAATGCCTGGTGCGCACCGACGGCAACGATCCTGAACTTATCGACGCCGCCGTCAAGAACGCCCTGGCCGTGGGCGCGGGCCATACCTTTTATCTGATTATGAAAGACGCTTATCCCATCAATGTCCTGAACGCAGTGAAGCGCTGCCAGGAAGTGTGCAGCATCTATTGCGCCACGGCCAACCCGGTGGAGGTCATCACCGCGGTGAGCGAGCAGGGCGCCGGCATTTTGGGTGTGATCGACGGGTTTTCGCCCAAAGGCGTGGAAAATGATGAAAACAAAGAGGCTCGCAAAAGCCTTTTGCAAGCCATCGGGTACAAAAGGTAA
- a CDS encoding MBL fold metallo-hydrolase codes for MFIKCWGSRGSIPVSGRNYLKYGGDTTCMEIRSKNGHVIVIDAGTGIRRLGNQLMEEQRFEYDFIFTHAHWDHLMGFPFFKPLYVKSAKIRMQGCPFARQYVEKLISRVMAPPNFPIRPNAIQAEVEYEPVCPTSFEIDSITVTPIPLTHPNGGSGYKFEEDGKTFVFLTDNELDFPHNNAKYFEDYLAFCQGADLLIHDAEFTPKEYETTRGWGHSVYPRVVELAVQAGVKELGLFHLNQDRFDDDMDRIVEDSQNILAEQGADIQCSAVACDRVFEL; via the coding sequence ATGTTCATCAAGTGCTGGGGTTCAAGAGGGTCCATCCCGGTTTCGGGTAGAAATTACCTGAAGTACGGCGGCGACACAACGTGCATGGAGATCCGCAGCAAGAACGGCCATGTGATCGTCATCGACGCCGGGACAGGCATTCGCCGCCTTGGCAACCAGCTCATGGAAGAACAACGCTTTGAATACGATTTTATTTTCACGCACGCCCATTGGGATCACCTGATGGGCTTTCCTTTTTTTAAGCCTCTTTACGTAAAATCGGCCAAAATCCGCATGCAGGGCTGCCCCTTCGCCAGGCAATATGTGGAAAAGCTCATATCGCGCGTCATGGCGCCGCCCAATTTTCCCATCAGGCCCAACGCCATACAGGCGGAAGTGGAATACGAACCCGTATGCCCGACCTCTTTTGAGATTGACTCCATCACAGTCACTCCCATTCCTCTTACCCATCCGAACGGCGGCTCGGGCTACAAGTTCGAGGAAGACGGAAAAACCTTTGTTTTTCTGACGGACAACGAACTGGATTTTCCCCATAACAACGCCAAGTATTTTGAAGACTACTTGGCGTTCTGCCAAGGCGCCGACCTGTTGATCCACGACGCCGAGTTCACCCCCAAGGAATACGAGACCACGCGCGGCTGGGGCCATTCCGTGTATCCCCGAGTCGTGGAGCTTGCGGTGCAGGCGGGCGTCAAGGAGCTTGGCCTGTTTCACCTGAACCAGGACCGGTTCGACGACGACATGGATAGAATCGTGGAAGACTCTCAAAACATCCTGGCCGAACAGGGCGCGGACATCCAATGCTCCGCAGTTGCCTGCGACCGGGTTTTCGAGCTATAA
- a CDS encoding 50S ribosomal protein L11 methyltransferase produces the protein MGDDFIGNWEEDEYSFLFFSRSAHKTVFDLVRTNPGLLLLDNYIMPYTQWQQDHDQILDIGGFSVCAPWSDHETPPGKTRLWMDPGVVFGTGTHPTTRDCMLALEILYRDEKPRRVLDLGTGTGLLALAATALGAESVLAVDLNPLAAKTTARNVELNHMEEKIRTVRGSALDYVQEPADLVVANIHFAVMKEMASDPLFLRGKHFVLSGLLRSEIRDIKDAIKALGAVVQQEWEQESTWFTIMGKGPAG, from the coding sequence TTGGGGGATGATTTTATAGGAAACTGGGAGGAAGACGAGTACAGCTTCCTGTTTTTCTCCCGGTCAGCCCATAAGACGGTTTTCGACCTGGTTCGCACCAATCCCGGCCTGCTGCTGCTGGACAATTATATAATGCCTTACACCCAGTGGCAGCAGGACCACGATCAGATTCTGGATATCGGCGGGTTTTCCGTTTGCGCGCCCTGGTCCGATCATGAGACGCCTCCGGGCAAAACCAGGCTGTGGATGGATCCCGGCGTGGTTTTTGGGACGGGCACGCATCCCACAACCAGGGATTGCATGCTGGCTCTGGAAATTTTGTACCGGGACGAAAAACCCAGGCGGGTTTTGGATTTGGGAACGGGCACCGGGCTTTTGGCTTTGGCCGCAACGGCCTTGGGCGCCGAAAGCGTCCTTGCCGTGGACTTGAATCCTCTGGCTGCTAAAACCACGGCCCGCAATGTGGAATTGAACCACATGGAAGAGAAAATCCGGACCGTGCGCGGCAGCGCTTTGGATTACGTGCAGGAGCCGGCCGATCTTGTGGTCGCCAACATCCATTTTGCGGTCATGAAAGAGATGGCGTCAGATCCATTGTTCTTACGCGGCAAGCATTTTGTGCTGTCCGGGTTGCTGCGTTCCGAAATTCGCGATATAAAGGATGCAATCAAGGCATTGGGAGCGGTTGTCCAACAGGAATGGGAACAGGAAAGCACCTGGTTCACCATCATGGGCAAGGGACCGGCTGGATGA
- a CDS encoding AAA family ATPase, whose protein sequence is MQYSIALAGKGGVGKTTIAGMLVKYMVSKGKKPILAVDADSNANFNEVLGLEVEETLGGAREKMKKGEVPSGMTKDLFIEMKMEEAICESEDYDLIVMGQPEGSGCYCAANSLLTRFLERLAENYKYLVIDNEAGMEHISRLTTKDVDILLIVSDPSRRGLQAAGRINKLAQDLSIGMGKSYLILNQAKGEPSEALLKVIEDEGLELAGTVPEDDLVYDFDLNGQPTIELPEESASQKAVFAIFDKIIEP, encoded by the coding sequence ATGCAATATTCCATAGCCCTTGCCGGCAAAGGCGGCGTTGGCAAAACGACCATCGCGGGAATGCTGGTGAAATACATGGTAAGCAAAGGCAAGAAGCCTATCCTGGCCGTGGACGCAGATTCCAACGCCAATTTCAACGAAGTGCTTGGCCTGGAGGTTGAGGAAACCCTGGGCGGCGCCCGTGAGAAAATGAAAAAAGGCGAAGTGCCTTCGGGCATGACCAAGGACCTTTTTATTGAAATGAAGATGGAAGAGGCCATTTGCGAGTCCGAAGACTACGACCTCATCGTCATGGGCCAGCCGGAAGGATCTGGCTGCTATTGCGCGGCCAACTCCTTGCTGACGCGCTTTTTGGAGCGTCTGGCGGAAAATTATAAATACCTGGTTATCGACAACGAAGCCGGCATGGAGCACATCAGCCGTCTGACCACCAAGGACGTGGACATCCTGCTCATCGTGTCCGATCCGTCCAGGCGCGGACTCCAGGCAGCCGGCAGGATCAATAAACTGGCCCAGGATCTGAGCATCGGCATGGGCAAAAGCTATTTGATCCTCAACCAGGCCAAAGGCGAGCCCTCCGAAGCCTTGTTGAAGGTTATCGAGGATGAAGGCCTGGAATTGGCCGGAACCGTGCCGGAAGACGACTTGGTTTACGACTTTGACCTCAATGGGCAGCCGACCATCGAATTGCCCGAGGAATCCGCGTCCCAGAAGGCGGTTTTTGCAATTTTCGACAAAATAATCGAACCATAA